One part of the Thermus thermamylovorans genome encodes these proteins:
- a CDS encoding carbohydrate ABC transporter permease, with protein sequence MVRALRHLFVFLVLLFVLLPFLWMAYAAFMPKEAVYSGELFSRVGFSLESTQALAKEGFWERLLFSLGLSGGVALLQLLTALLAAYALRAGLGLLPFYLVLMAVPAELLLVPLYGILKGLSLLDTLLALVLPFASSPFIVYLVYGAMRAVPEELLEAAKLDGAGHRVLLFRILFPLVRPTLVAAGVLAFAAHWNLVLYPRVVVSDPRFWTLQTWLTDLQRKYPTDWGLLSAAALFSVLPIALLYLLFERRVVATFEEGLKG encoded by the coding sequence GTGGTTCGGGCCTTGCGGCATCTCTTCGTCTTCCTGGTCCTCCTCTTCGTCCTCCTCCCCTTCCTCTGGATGGCCTACGCCGCCTTCATGCCCAAGGAGGCGGTGTATTCCGGAGAGCTCTTTTCCCGGGTGGGCTTCAGCCTGGAAAGCACCCAGGCCCTCGCCAAGGAGGGGTTTTGGGAGCGGCTCCTCTTCTCCTTGGGGCTTTCCGGAGGGGTAGCCCTCCTCCAGCTCCTCACCGCCCTCCTGGCGGCCTACGCCCTGCGGGCGGGGTTGGGGCTTCTCCCTTTTTACCTGGTGCTCATGGCCGTGCCCGCCGAGCTCCTCCTGGTGCCCCTCTACGGGATCCTCAAGGGGCTTTCCCTCCTGGACACCCTCCTCGCCCTGGTCCTCCCCTTCGCCTCCAGCCCCTTCATCGTCTATTTGGTCTACGGGGCCATGCGGGCTGTGCCCGAGGAGCTCCTGGAGGCGGCCAAGTTGGACGGGGCTGGCCATCGGGTCCTCCTCTTCCGCATCCTCTTCCCCCTGGTGCGGCCCACCCTGGTGGCCGCGGGCGTCCTGGCCTTCGCCGCCCACTGGAACCTGGTCCTCTACCCCCGGGTGGTGGTCTCGGACCCCCGCTTCTGGACCCTGCAGACCTGGCTCACGGACCTGCAGCGCAAGTACCCCACGGACTGGGGCCTGCTTTCCGCCGCCGCCCTCTTCTCCGTGCTGCCCATCGCCCTCCTCTACCTGCTCTTCGAGAGGCGGGTGGTGGCCACCTT